In Miscanthus floridulus cultivar M001 chromosome 5, ASM1932011v1, whole genome shotgun sequence, one genomic interval encodes:
- the LOC136453747 gene encoding probable pectinesterase/pectinesterase inhibitor 51: MPPAIRLLPLLVLVLLLVYLPVSLSSRHHRHRTPSASPSPSPASSDSAPLAVLLACNATRFQPACVSTLSAAASDASTADLLAATLSALRARLPPAVTTAKSVLASSSNVNLTNAATNCLTFLALSSHRLSPSPSPSLLSASTALLHLYDCWSAYKYVNFSQTISDAMAYLDATITVNSNYISMLAAWQRYGDETSLWSPPQTERDGYWPPAAAAATSGADVDALGVPKGLPANATVCSAGCDHRTVREAVAAAPDYGDGAFVVHVKEGVYRETVSVPWEKTNVVLVGDGMGKTVITGDLNADTSGVSTFNTATVGVLADGFMARDLTIANTAGPDAHQAVAFRSTGDRTVLDAVELLGHQDTLYAHAMRQFYTRCRVAGTVDFVFGNSAAVLHDTALVVLPRQLRPEKGENDAVTAQGRTDPAQPTGIVLSRCAVNGSDEYLALYRENPRVHHVYLGRPWKEYSRTVYLRCTLAEIVQPQGWMPWSGDFALKTLYYGEYDSAGPGGGGAASRRVAWSSQVPKDHVDTYSVANFMQGHEWIPKV, from the exons ATGCCTCCTGCAATTCGACTCCttcccctcctcgtcctcgtcctcctcctcgtctatCTCCCCGTCTCCCTCTCctcccgccaccaccgccaccgcaccCCGTccgcgtccccgtccccgtccccagcGTCTTCTGATTCGGCGCCACTAGCGGTCCTCCTGGCCTGCAACGCCACCCGCTTCCAGCCGGCCTGCGTCTCCACgctctccgccgccgcctccgatgCCTCCACCGCCGACCTCCTCGCCGCGACGCTCTCCGCGCTCCGCGCGCGCCTCCCGCCGGCCGTCACCACGGCCAAGTCCGTGCTGGCGTCCTCCTCCAACGTGAACCTCACCAACGCCGCCACCAACTGCCTCACGTTCCTCGCGCTCTCCTCGCACCGCCTCTCGCCGTCCCCGTCGCCGTCACTGCTCTCCGCCTCCACCGCGCTGCTCCACCTCTACGACTGCTGGTCCGCGTACAAGTACGTCAACTTCTCCCAAACCATCTCCGACGCCATGGCCTACCTCGACGCCACCATCACCGTGAACAGCAACTACATCTCCATGCTCGCCGCGTGGCAGCGCTACGGCGACGAGACGTCCCTCTGGAGCCCGCCGCAGACGGAGCGCGACGGGTActggccgcccgccgccgccgccgcgacctcGGGTGCCGACGTGGACGCGCTCGGCGTGCCCAAGGGCCTGCCGGCGAACGCGACGGTGTGCAGCGCTGGGTGCGACCACAGGACGGTGCGGGAGGCGGTGGCGGCCGCGCCGGACTACGGCGACGGCGCGTTCGTGGTGCACGTGAAGGAAGGGGTGTACAGGGAGACGGTGAGCGTGCCGTGGGAGAAGACGAACGTGGTCCTCGTCGGCGACGGCATGGGGAAGACGGTGATCACCGGCGATCTCAACGCCGACACGTCCGGCGTGTCCACCTTCAACACCGCCACCGTAG GTGTGCTCGCGGACGGGTTCATGGCGCGCGACCTGACGATCGCCAACACGGCGGGCCCCGACGCGCACCAGGCGGTGGCGTTCCGGTCCACGGGGGACCGCACGGTGCTGGACGCCGTGGAGCTGCTGGGTCACCAGGACACGCTGTACGCGCACGCCATGCGGCAGTTCTACACCCGGTGCCGCGTCGCGGGCACCGTGGACTTCGTCTTCGGCAACTCCGCCGCGGTGCTCCACGACACGGCGCTCGTGGTCCTGCCCCGGCAGCTGCGGCCGGAGAAGGGGGAGAACGACGCCGTCACGGCGCAGGGCCGCACCGACCCGGCGCAGCCCACGGGGATCGTGCTCAGCCGCTGCGCCGTCAACGGCAGCGACGAGTACCTGGCGCTGTACCGCGAGAACCCCCGCGTGCACCACGTGTACCTGGGCCGCCCCTGGAAGGAGTACTCCCGGACGGTGTACCTCCGGTGCACGCTCGCGGAGATCGTGCAGCCGCAGGGGTGGATGCCCTGGAGCGGGGACTTCGCGCTCAAGACCCTCTACTACGGCGAGTACGACAGCGCTGGCCCCGGCGGAGGCGGCGCGGCCAGCCGGAGGGTGGCGTGGAGCAGCCAGGTGCCCAAGGACCACGTCGACACGTACAGCGTCGCCAACTTCATGCAGGGGCACGAGTGGATACCCAAAGTGTAG